In uncultured Bacteroides sp., the sequence TGTTCCTTTGGTTGTTCCGGAAGTAAATCCTGAAGATGCAAAAGATCGTCCTCGTGGCATCATAGCAAATCCGAACTGTACAACCATACAGATGGTAGTAGCGCTAAAAGCTATCGAAAAGATATCTCACATTAAAAAGGTACATGTGTCAACTTATCAGGCAGCAAGTGGTGCAGGTGCAGCTGCAATGGATGAACTTTACGAACAATATCGCCAAGTATTGGCCGGTGAGAAAGTTACTGTTGATAAGTTTGCCTACCAACTGGCATTTAACCTCATTCCTCAGGTAGATGTCTTTACTGATAACGGTTATACAAAAGAAGAAATGAAGATGTATAACGAAACACGTAAAATTATGCATTCTGACATTGAAGTCAGCGCAACTTGCGTACGTGTTCCATCATTAAGAGCTCATTCTGAGAGTACCTGGATAGAAACTGAACGTCCTGTTTCTATAGAAGAAGCGCGCGAAGCATTCTCAAAAGGTGAGGGACTAGTTCTACAGGATAATCCAGCAAAGAAAGAATATCCAATGCCTTTATTCATTGCAGGAAAAAATCCTGTATATGTTGGCCGTATCCGTAAAGACCTCTCAAATGAGAACGGTTTAACCTTTTGGACTGTAAGTGACCAAATTAGAAAAGGCGCAGCGCTTAATGCTGTTCAGATAGCTGAGTACTTGATTAAAGAAAAAAATATTTAATTGAGCCTTGGCATTAACATTGCCATATTTATTATTAAAAACATCAGAAATTTGTGTAAAAAGGTCAAACCTTCTACACAAATTTCTTTTTTTCTATCTACATTTGCAACATGAGGGTTGCAAATGTATGCCCCTTTGTAATC encodes:
- a CDS encoding aspartate-semialdehyde dehydrogenase, yielding MKVAIVGVSGAVGQEFLRVLDERNFPMDELVLFGSKRSAGSKYTFRGKEIEVKLLQHNDDFKGVDIAFTSAGGGTSLDFAETITKYGAVMIDNSSAFRMEKDVPLVVPEVNPEDAKDRPRGIIANPNCTTIQMVVALKAIEKISHIKKVHVSTYQAASGAGAAAMDELYEQYRQVLAGEKVTVDKFAYQLAFNLIPQVDVFTDNGYTKEEMKMYNETRKIMHSDIEVSATCVRVPSLRAHSESTWIETERPVSIEEAREAFSKGEGLVLQDNPAKKEYPMPLFIAGKNPVYVGRIRKDLSNENGLTFWTVSDQIRKGAALNAVQIAEYLIKEKNI